One window of Magallana gigas chromosome 2, xbMagGiga1.1, whole genome shotgun sequence genomic DNA carries:
- the LOC105320939 gene encoding uncharacterized protein: MSSDDDESREVIPRTNPEWTNPSIRTYPSRVVPANENVMRKRNLARIFQRTGPSSSLKTMEDFRLMKNLNVNSPFRQNMSNNREFQLEFDVRQVKPEEIHVKSIGNQQEKQKNKTNDMVKNFQRDGTISWPNSVNDARLMDNFSVNSPFQQNVSENRKFQLEFDTHRFNPNRIHTESFGNQLFAQSMQQGQNKMNDMATDLQRAGTSSRLGTVEDFPLTDDLKDFNPVQEDSYGNKRFQQVFDTRRCKPDDIIIRTSGNMLVVYCKYEEKENEISVSREYSGQIMLPEEVNTELLMSTISADGTLKISAPL; the protein is encoded by the coding sequence ATGTCGTCTGACGATGATGAGAGTAGAGAGGTCATACCTCGAACTAATCCGGAATGGACAAACCCTTCAATACGGACATACCCATCAAGAGTAGTCCCTGCAAATGAAAACGTGATGCGCAAAAGGAACTTGGCAAGGATTTTCCAAAGAACAGGACCAAGTAGCTCGCTAAAGACGATGGAAGATTTCCGACTAATGAAAAATCTTAATGTTAATTCTCCTTTTCGGCAGAACATGTCTAATAATAGGGAGTTTCAGCTAGAATTTGATGTGCGCCAAGTAAAGCCAGAGGAAATTCATGTCAAATCCATTGGAAATCAGCAGGagaaacagaaaaacaaaacgaATGACATGGTCAAGAATTTTCAGAGAGATGGAACAATTAGCTGGCCTAACAGTGTGAATGACGCTCGACTGATGGACAATTTTAGCGTTAATTCTCCTTTCCAGCAGAACGTGTCTGAAAATAGAAAGTTCCAACTAGAATTTGATACGCACCGATTCAATCCAAATAGAATTCACACCGAATCCTTTGGAAATCAGCTCTTTGCTCAAAGTATGCAACAGggacaaaacaaaatgaatgacATGGCCACTGATTTGCAGAGAGCTGGAACAAGTAGTAGGCTGGGGACCGTGGAAGACTTTCCGCTGACGGATGATTTAAAGGATTTCAATCCAGTGCAGGAGGATTCGTATGGAAACAAAAGGTTCCAGCAGGTATTTGATACACGCAGATGCAAGCCAGATGATATCATCATCAGAACCTCTGGAAATATGCTCGTGGTGTACTGTAAGTATGAGGAGAAGGAAAATGAAATATCAGTTTCCCGGGAATACAGTGGGCAAATCATGTTACCTGAAGAAGTGAATACAGAGCTTCTAATGTCTACGATCTCTGCAGACgggactctgaaaatttcagctccgCTTTAA
- the LOC105342807 gene encoding mothers against decapentaplegic homolog 5 — MSSPMSSLNSLFSFTSPAVKRLLGWKQGDEEEKWAEKAVDSLVKKLKKKKGALEELEKALSCPGQPSKCVTIPRSLDGRLQVSHRKGLPHVIYCRVWRWPDLQSHHELKPLDICEYPFSAKQKEVCINPYHYKRVESPVLPPVLVPRYSEFPAGHGSPPSLPPFQQAPEPAMPQNISFDPNGFHPSQGPNSPASSGPGSPYGLPAGTPPPAYQPHDDNANMNNQNRNNHPRPHHTPMDTLPTPSHGNRVDLQPVTYQEPQFWCSIVYYELNNRVGEAFHASQTSIVVDGFTDPSNNADRFCLGLLSNVNRNSTIENTRRHISKGVHLYYVGGEVFAECLSDSSIFVQSRNCNYHHGFHPTTVCKIPPGCSLKIFNNQEFAALLSQSVNHGFEAVYELTKMCTIRMSFVKGWGAEYHRQDVTSTPCWIEIHLNGPLQWLDKVLTQMGSPHNPISSVS, encoded by the exons ATGAGTTCCCCCATGTCcagtttaaacagtttattttCATTCACGAGTCCTGCTGTCAAAAGGCTTCTTGGTTGGAAGCAAGGAGACGAGGAGGAAAAATGGGCTGAAAAGGCTGTGGACTCTTTGGTTAAGAAACTGAAGAAAAAGAAAGGGGCCTTGGAGGAACTTGAAAAGGCATTAAGTTGTCCTGGACAACCTAGCAAGTGTGTTACAATCCCACGCTCACTGGATGGTCGATTACAGGTGTCGCATAGGAAAGGACTGCCACATGTCATATACTGTAGGGTGTGGCGGTGGCCAGATTTGCAAAGTCATCACGAGTTAAAACCTTTAGATATATGTGAATACCCATTTAGTGCTAAACAGAAAGAAGTTTGCATCAATCCCTACCATTATAAAAGGGTTGAAAGTCCAG TGCTACCACCAGTTCTTGTTCCACGCTACAGTGAGTTTCCTGCCGGTCATGGATCACCACCATCATTGCCTCCATTCCAACAGGCCCCAGAACCAGCAATGCCACAAAACATCAGCTTCGACCCTAATGGCTTTCACCCATCCCAGGGACCCAATTCTCCGGCTAGCTCAGGGCCAGGCAGCCCATACGGTTTACCAG CGGGCACACCACCACCAGCGTACCAACCGCACGATGACAATGCCAACATGAATAATCAAAACAGGAACAACCACCCGCGACCCCACCATACACCGATGGACACCCTGCCAACACCTTCTCATGGAAACAGAGTTG ATCTGCAGCCAGTGACATACCAGGAGCCCCAGTTCTGGTGCTCTATCGTGTACTATGAGCTGAATAACCGGGTCGGGGAGGCCTTCCACGCCTCACAGACCAGCATCGTGGTGGACGGCTTCACCGATCCTTCCAACAACGCCGACAGATTCTGTCTGGGTCTACTGTCAAACGTCAACCGCAACTCTACTATAGAAAACACCAGGCGACACATCAGTAAAG GTGTGCATTTGTATTATGTGGGAGGAGAGGTGTTTGCAGAGTGCCTGAGTGACTCCAGTATATTTGTCCAGAGCCGTAACTGCAACTACCACCATGGATTTCATCCCACCACGGTCTGCAAGATTCCTCCAGGCTGTAGCCTTAAGATCTTCAACAACCAGGAATTTGCAGCCCTCCTCAGTCAGTCCGTCAACCATGGCTTTGAGGCTGTCTATGAACTCACTAAAATGTGCACTATACGGATGAGCTTTGTCAAGGGCTGGGGGGCGGAGTACCACCGCCAGGATGTGACTAGCACCCCCTGCTGGATAGAGATTCATTTGAACGGCCCCCTGCAGTGGCTGGACAAAGTTTTGACTCAAATGGGATCGCCTCATAATCCTATCTCATCCGTTTCTTGA
- the LOC105342805 gene encoding glutathione S-transferase C-terminal domain-containing protein has protein sequence MSLTRTLVYISGRRNNAGTQILLPLPSAAVLFLIHYCDCNLFELVFVDEETTASECVSVSFAALLATKHTFTDKHSCPHRCDLPVVCDDPVIRSGLCSSLRCLIKKCHANNPKKNLHDLLGFRGGSLKACAEVSGWTKLCEIELPSSITSLISTIRSKEIKTKEATIEDIATKEKQLQESGKSKTDQNEETEKEMQNEVALPEDLMKLEWHFNKPPSVHNDDKIKRALLCQIKQEVEAITDPKEFRFTRDIPRSHCLSRFRIKKPKQSNEVKLDVQNQEILQNADNSNNNEVRVSSGVVSAGENFLQRDATTRDGGCDLSMEDLTNFVSSLTIHEIDFVHLYSEGTDITVADLILFTYLYFLLQSINFDMVLIREHLPRISQWFSHMITLPEVRRAAVSTQFDLNRFSESKKDSAVLFHVPEWIKPPDHDEMELSRRLRGKYRAIKPDITKALDKIKSGNIEVELGCHPRKDQVQLDWESFPDRVDPGRDLPKKRHQRKCQQLENLATAVLAIHRPGDIIVDFCSGGGHLGIVIAYLLPDCKVYLVENNEDSLLRARSRIEDLNLQNVTIFQCNQDYFHEKFTLGVCLHACGVATDMVLKQCIENEAQFVICPCCYGGIQDTHFITYPRSQHFKNVGIEYKEFLTLGHVADQTEFNMALEEQGKYCMNLVDTDRSLYAREHGYRTSLCSLIPLSCTPKNNLIIGQRDS, from the exons ATGAGTTTGACCAGGACTTTGGTTTACATATCTGGTCGCCGTAACAATGCTGGCACCCAGATCTTGCTCCCCCTCCCCTCAGCAGCAGTTCTGTTCCTGATCCACTACTGTGATTGTAACCTGTTTGAGTTGGTATTTGTGGATGAGGAAACAACTGCATCAGAATGTGTCAGTGTAAGCTTTGCTGCCCTGTTGGCCACTAAGCACACCTTTACAGATAAACATTCGTGTCCTCACCGCTGCGACCTTCCCGTGGTCTGCGATGACCCAGTGATTCGATCAGGACTCTGCTCCTCTCTGCGATGTCTCATCAAGAAATGTCACGCCAACAAtcctaaaaaaaatcttcatgaCCTTTTG ggATTTAGAGGAGGCAGCCTAAAAGCTTGTGCAGAG GTATCTGGATGGACAAAACTATGTGAAATAGAACTTCCCTCTTCAATCACCAGCTTGATCTCTACAATCAG atctaaagaaataaaaaccaaagaaGCAACAATTGAGGATATAGCAACGAAAGAAAAACAACTCCAAGAATCTGGAAAAAGTAAAACTGATCAAAATGAGGAGACTGAAAAAGAAATGCAAAATGAAGTGGCCTTGCCAGAGGACCTAATGAAGTTGGAATGGCATTTCAATAAACCACCCTCAGTTCACAACGATGACAAAATAAAGAGGGCGCTGCTGTGCCAGATCAAACAGGAAGTGGAGGCAATCACTGATCCAAAGGAGTTCAGGTTCACCAGAGACATTCCTCGTTCGCATTGCTTGAGCAGGTTCAGaattaaaaaacccaaacagTCAAATGAAGTGAAGTTAGACGTTCAAAACCAAGAGATTTTACAGAATGCAGATAATTCTAATAACAATGAAGTGAGAGTCAGTTCTGGAGTTGTATCTGCTGGAGAGAACTTTCTCCAGAGAGACGCTACTACACGGGATGGTGGGTGTGATCTTTCGATGGAGGATCTGACGAACTTTGTGTCTAGTCTCACCATCCATGAAATAGACTTTGTCCATCTTTACTCAGAGGGAACGGACATCACTGTGGCTGATCTGATTCTGTTCACATATCTTTATTTTCTGTTG CAATCAATAAACTTTGACATGGTGTTGATCAGAGAGCACCTGCCGCGGATATCTCAGTGGTTTAGTCACATGATCACTCTACCGGAGGTGAGACGAGCTGCAGTGAGCACACAATTTGATCTCAACAGATTCTCAGAATCCAAAAAAGACTCGGCAGTCTTGTTTCATGTTCCTGAATGGATAAAGCCTCCCGATCATGATGAAATGGAACTGAG TCGAAGATTGAGAGGAAAATACAGAGCCATTAAACCTGATATTACAAAGGCACTTGACAAAATCAAG AGTGGAAACATTGAAGTGGAGTTAGGCTGTCATCCACGGAAGGACCAGGTACAGCTGGACTGGGAGAGTTTCCCCGACCGGGTAGATCCAGGACGAG ATCTCCCAAAGAAACGCCATCAGAGAAAATGTCAGCAGCTGGAGAATCTGGCCACAGCAGTGCTGGCAATCCACCGACCCGGTGACATCATCGTTGACTTCTGTAGTGGAGGG ggaCACCTGGGAATTGTGATTGCTTATCTACTTCCAGATTGCAAG GTCTATTTAGTTGAGAACAATGAAGATTCTCTTCTTCGAGCCAGAAGTCGCATTGAGGATCTAAATCTTCAAAATGTGACAATATTCCAG TGCAATCAAGACTATTTCCATGAGAAATTTACCCTGGGAGTGTGTCTCCATGCTTGTGGGGTGGCTACAGACATGGTGCTCAAACAATGTATTGAAAATGAGGCTCAGTTTGTCATCTGTCCCTGTTGCTATGGAGGCATCCAGGACACCCATTTTATCACATATCCCAGGAGTcaacatttcaaaaatgttgGAATTGAGTACAAG GAATTTCTTACTTTGGGACATGTTGCTGATCAAACTGAATTTAACATGGCCCTTGAAGAACAAG GGAAATACTGCATGAATCTAGTGGATACGGACAGAAGCCTGTATGCCAGGGAGCATGGTTACAGAACATCCCTATGCTCATTAATACCTCTGTCGTGTACACCTAAAAACAACCTCATTATAGGCCAGAGAGACTCctga
- the LOC109618433 gene encoding heat shock 70 kDa protein 12B, which translates to MPSLLVAAVDFGTTFSGYAFSFLHEYKKDPLKISTASWTAGSGGLVSLKTSTCVLFDSKQTFHSFGYEAEEKYSNLALDDKHHEWFYFSRFKMMLYNNKDLTRETLIEDDKGKKMKAIKVFSSAVGYLRDHLMTECKKQMTGIEESDVMWVLTVPAIWDDKSKQFMREAAEKACICRDKLVIALEPEAASLFCMHLPIQKDSNNSTFGVFKSGEKYMVVDAGGGTIDITVHEVKDNGSVKELHKANGGDWGGTKVDALFTSLLIDIVGKDVMETFSSIHKYDFLLMLRDFEVKKRTINPKLDDIVTFTVPVSLSDTFREKNPGCNITDVALKSKYKGQLTWKGDKLRMEAKLTKTLFDGICQHIVEHLKELFMHPAVEDVSSILLVGGFAESLMLQTAIREAFINKNVIIPKEAGLAVLKGAVLCGHEPEKISGRVCRYTYGVQTTTEFDSTIHPHFKKILCNDEEYCDDIFDIHVRVGQIVEVGEPQVKETYCVTEPDQESVEFIIYSSNYKEPTYTTDEGCTRLGTFSIDLPDTSKGLDRGAIVHMTFSGTEITVTAVDQDDAERAVTTKVDFLG; encoded by the exons ATGCCGAGTCTCCTAGTAGCGGCGGTTGATTTTGGTACAACCTTTTCTGGTTATGCGTTTTCTTTTCTGCACGAATACAAGAAAGATCCCTTGAAGATCTCAACGGCTTCATGGACAGCAGGGAGCGGAGGTTTGGTATCTTTGAAAACCTCGACGTGCGTTCTCTTTGACTCGAAACAAACATTCCATTCATTTGGATATGAAGCTGAGGAAAAGTATTCCAACTTAGCCCTTGATGACAAGCACCATGAATGGTTCTACTTTTCTAGATTTAAAATGATGTTATACAACAACAAG GATCTGACAAGAGAAACCCTTATTGAAGATGACAAaggaaagaaaatgaaagcaaTAAAAGTATTTTCTTCTGCTGTTGGCTATTTAAGAGATCACTTGATGACCGAATGCAAGAAGCAGATGACTGGCATAGAGGAGTCTGATGTAATGTGGGTTTTGACAGTACCAGCCATTTGGGACGACAAATCGAAACAATTCATGAGAGAAGCTGCAGAAAAG GCCTGTATCTGTAGAGATAAGTTGGTGATTGCTCTTGAGCCGGAGGCAGCTTCGTTGTTCTGCATGCACCTACCTATACAAAAGGACAGCAATAATTCTACATTCGGGGTCTTTAAATCTGGAGAAAAGTACATGGTTGTTGATGCTGGAG GTGGAACAATAGACATCACTGTCCATGAGGTAAAGGACAATGGATCTGTTAAGGAACTCCACAAAGCCAATGGAGGTGATTGGGGTGGAACCAAGGTAGATGCGTTGTTCACAAGTCTCTTGATTGATATTGTCGGCAAAGACGTTATGGAGACCTTCAGTTCTATTCACAAATACGATTTTCTTCTTATGTTGAGGGACTTCGAAGTAAAGAAGAGAACAATCAATCCAAAGCTTGATGATATCGTGACATTCACAGTCCCAGTCAGCTTGTCAGATACATTTCGCGAGAAGAATCCGGGATGTAATATTACGGATGTAGCATTAAAATCCAAATACAAAGGTCAGCTGACTTGGAAAGGAGATAAACTTCGAATGGAGGCAAAATTAACTAAAACACTATTCGATGGAATTTGCCAACATATAGTGGAACACCTGAAGGAGCTTTTCATGCATCCTGCTGTTGAAGATGTGTCATCCATTTTACTGGTTGGGGGATTCGCAGAATCACTCATGTTACAAACAGCCATAAGAGAGGCattcataaacaaaaatgttattataccAAAGGAAGCTGGTCTGGCAGTTTTGAAGGGAGCGGTATTATGTGGACATGAACCCGAAAAAATTTCAGGTAGAGTTTGCAGATATACCTACGGAGTACAGACGACTACGGAATTCGATAGCACCATTCATCctcatttcaagaaaatcctATGTAATGATGAAGAATACTGTGACGACATCTTTGATATTCATGTCCGCGTTGGACAAATTGTCGAAGTAGGCGAACCACAAGTGAAAGAAACATACTGCGTAACAGAACCAGATCAAGAGAGTGTcgaatttattatttacagttcAAATTACAAAGAACCAACTTACACGACAGATGAAGGTTGTACACGTTTAGGCACGTTCTCTATCGACTTGCCAGACACATCCAAGGGACTAGATCGTGGAGCCATTGTCCACATGACGTTCAGTGGGACTGAAATTACCGTCACAGCGGTTGATCAAGATGATGCAGAAAGAGCTGTAACGACCAAGGTTGACTTCCTTGGATGA
- the LOC105342808 gene encoding BTB/POZ domain-containing protein 6-B, with protein sequence METAEGTSNVTSATSTSTADSMEQSAGREPETIAESLSVMFNNNELSDVCFKFPNETVEEKCVLKAHKLILAIRSPVFKAMFYGTLQETGQDVNIEDISYEIFQSLLRFIYTDRIKLEGDTVIPTLHAAQKYQIPSLVNQCQSFLEAAVDSDNACVIFSQASLFGLRELETNVLRFIEFNTTECLQSDGFLSLSKDNLREVLKNGKFCTSEENLVKAALRWAEEECNRRELEITGENIRKSLGDNLYLLRVPLLSLDTFSHLLVATQILDDVEQLDLYKYFTLDKFEGGAQKFQRDARFENAPTEVKVQTLYGSLGQRTAGLVCKQKISVRSRFPVKLCQIKLLPFPSKSLDANFYQYHMHNSHKHEQGPDIKIIVLEQVEGEEKTQTLYEGLRTSTNLAPVPLDFVFTSEGDPSHKVQLVVCVSSKCRTCGVATAPFYQTICKEAGLTKFIPKRVVVSNEAVDMILQGHNLIETMTFMKV encoded by the exons atggagACCGCAGAAGGTACCAGTAATGTGACTAGTGCTACTTCTACTTCTACTGCCGACAGTATGGAGCAGTCGGCGGGAAGGGAACCGGAAACCATTGCGGAATCCCTCTCCGTCATGTTCAACAACAACGAACTCTCAGACGTCTGCTTCAAATTCCCCAACGAGACAGTGGAAGAAAAGTGTGTATTGAAGGCACACAAGCTGATCCTTGCTATCCGAAGCCCGGTATTCAAAGCCATGTTTTACGGAACCTTGCAAGAAACTGGTCAAGATGTCAACATTGAAGATATCTCTTACGAGATTTTCCAGTCTTTACTAAG atttatcTACACAGACAGAATAAAACTGGAGGGTGACACTGTCATCCCGACTCTACACGCTGCCCAAAAATACCAGATACCCTCCCTGGTCAACCAATGCCAGTCGTTCCTTGAGGCAGCAGTTGACAGCGACAACGCCTGTGTTATATTTAGTCAAGCCAGTTTATTCGGTCTCAGGGAACTGGAAACCAATGTGCTCAGATTTATCGAGTTTAACACTACAGAGTGCTTGCAGTCCGACGGTTTCCTATCACTGAGCAAGGATAACTTGCGGGAAGTCCTCAAGAACGGAAAGTTCTGCACCTCGGAGGAAAATCTCGTGAAAGCAGCTCTTCGATGGGCGGAAGAGGAATGCAATAGAAGAGAGTTAGAGATTACTGGCGAAAACATCAGAAAGTCTCTCGGAGATAATTTGTATTTGTTACGAGTTCCGTTACTCTCCCTGGATACCTTTTCGCACCTGCTAGTTGCAACGCAAATCTTGGATGACGTCGAACAGTTAGATTTATACAAGTATTTTACCCTGGACAAATTTGAGGGAGGAGCCCAAAAATTTCAGAGAGACGCTAGATTTGAGAACGCCCCAACGGAAGTTAAAGTACAGACACTGTATGGGTCTTTGGGCCAAAGAACGGCGGGACTAGTGTGCAAGCAGAAGATTTCGGTTCGTTCAAGGTTTCCAGTCAAACTGTGTCAAATCAAACTGTTGCCATTTCCAAGCAAGTCCCTCGATGCTAACTTCTATCAATATCACATGCACAATTCTCATAAACATGAGCAGGGGCCAGATATCAAAATAATCGTTTTGGAGCAAGTGGAAGGCGAGGAGAAGACTCAAACATTATATGAAGGACTGAGAACATCCACCAACCTCGCGCCCGTGCCTCTGGACTTTGTCTTCACGTCTGAAGGCGACCCTTCCCATAAGGTCCAACTCGTGGTGTGCGTCAGTTCTAAATGCAGAACGTGCGGTGTAGCCACAGCGCCATTCTATCAAACCATCTGTAAGGAGGCTGGCCTCACCAAATTCATCCCCAAGCGAGTGGTAGTGTCCAATGAAGCCGTTGACATGATTCTCCAAGGTCACAACCTGATCGAAACAATGACCTTCATGAAAGTATGA